Proteins co-encoded in one Amblyraja radiata isolate CabotCenter1 chromosome 24, sAmbRad1.1.pri, whole genome shotgun sequence genomic window:
- the rbm15 gene encoding RNA-binding protein 15: MKEKDVSPKAGGKRGEERRGGHHQQPRKMGNNHNSINRNNKNHGNAKRTRNISGKRTNNRDYEVYAPNRTANNLSLSSASSRTSRNERQPGEYKTLKISNLGSQLSDGAIEDGLFHEFKKFGDVSVKISRDGDERVALVNFRHSEDAKAARHAKGRLVLHDRPLKIETVYPPPKGRSYSPELDGYSAPSVQANRHRQRSLSPAALGYREHRAQQRSSLGRQIVPPPPPPPPPPPPPPQRDLERERDYAFYEGRGRAAYALERTAFREDDILPEDDKRANRTLFIGNLDPSVSQNDLLLAFERFGVILEVDIKRPPRGQGNSYGFLKFENLDMAHRAKIAMSGKVIGRNPIKIGYGKATPTTRLWVGGLGAWVPVAGLAREFDRFGTIRSIDYRKGDSWAYIQYESLDAAQAACTQMRGFPLGGPDRRLRVDFADTEHRYPQQYLQALPLPHFDLLGDGLLPRGAECLRGRERNSPPMHFRERDLFPGNDWHVLSVRERNRTSHEPFEHIDREVRDSWSLDRDREHILQTWDQRRKRRGPVDVRPTDCSPSNDRSRKRRCISPDRSPGNSSRDGGRHSDSDRDAKNERYSPSRDRRNSTEKVSCGKHEAKATSLLEKEKDRKHRTIECVSPLRSKSKSDLNAKASDNFQEHDRKLNVAWHGMLVLKNSSFSTNMHFLEGDLSVATNLLVDVSTGGKVAQLKITQRLRLDQPKLDEVTRRIKASGTNGYCVLLAVPALNSMENVEGMSSGLEQATSPQRPLRNLVSYLKQKQAAGVISLPVGGSKEKDHTGVLHAFPPCDFSQQYLQTSARALAKSEEDCLVIIIVRGAA, encoded by the coding sequence ATGAAGGAAAAAGACGTCTCGCCCAAAGCTGGTGGCAAACGAGGGGAGGAAAGGCGAGGAGGCCACCACCAGCAGCCCAGGAAAATGGGGAATAACCACAACAGCATCAACAGGAACAACAAGAACCATGGCAATGCCAAGAGGACTCGTAATATCAGCGGCAAAAGGACCAATAACCGAGATTACGAGGTCTATGCCCCCAACCGGACTGCTAATAACTTGAGCCTGTCTTCTGCTTCTTCAAGGACTAGTAGAAATGAGAGACAACCTGGTGAATACAAAACTTTGAAGATCAGCAATTTGGGTTCCCAGTTGAGCGATGGTGCCATCGAGGATGGTCTTTTCCATGAGTTCAAGAAGTTTGGGGATGTTAGTGTGAAAATATCCAGGGATGGGGATGAAAGGGTGGCTCTGGTGAATTTCAGGCACTCTGAGGATGCAAAGGCTGCCAGGCATGCCAAGGGCAGATTGGTGCTACACGATCGTCCTCTAAAAATTGAAACAGTTTATCCTCCACCAAAGGGAAGAAGTTACTCGCCCGAGTTGGATGGGTATTCTGCACCCAGTGTCCAGGCCAATCGTCATAGACAGAGATCTCTATCACCAGCCGCGCTTGGGTACAGAGAACATCGAGCTCAACAGCGTAGTTCTTTGGGCCGGCAAATCGTGccgccacctccaccaccacctccaccaccaccaccacctccccagagAGACTTGGAGAGAGAACGTGATTATGCCTTTTATGAAGGCCGTGGGCGAGCTGCCTATGCACTTGAGAGAACTGCGTTCAGGGAAGATGACATCTTGCCAGAAGATGACAAGCGAGCAAATAGGACATTGTTTATTGGAAACCTGGATCCTTCTGTTTCACAAAATGATCTTTTGCTCGCATTTGAGAGGTTTGGAGTTATCTTGGAGGTGGATATCAAAAGGCCTCCTCGAGGTCAAGGAAACTCGTATGGCTTCTTGAAATTTGAAAATTTAGACATGGCTCACAGAGCTAAGATTGCAATGTCTGGCAAGGTGATTGGAAGAAATCCCATTAAGATTGGTTATGGGAAAGCAACTCCCACTACTCGCTTGTGGGTTGGTGGATTAGGTGCCTGGGTTCCTGTAGCTGGTCTTGCAAGGGAATTTGACCGCTTTGGCACCATCAGATCGATTGACTACAGAAAAGGAGACAGCTGGGCTTACATTCAGTATGAAAGCCTGGATGCAGCTCAAGCTGCTTGCACTCAGATGCGCGGCTTTCCCTTGGGTGGACCAGATCGGCGGCTAAGAGTTGACTTTGCTGACACTGAGCATCGATACCCTCAACAGTATCTACAGGCCTTGCCTCTTCCCCATTTTGATTTACTTGGAGATGGCCTCCTTCCTCGTGGTGCAGAGTGTCTGAGGGGTagggaaaggaactctcccccaatGCATTTTCGAGAAAGGGACCTTTTTCCAGGCAATGATTGGCATGTCCTGTCTGTTCGGGAAAGGAATCGAACTAGCCATGAACCGTTCGAGCACATTGATCGCGAAGTCCGGGATAGCTGGTCTCTTGACCGTGACCGTGAACATATCTTGCAGACTTGGGACCAAAGAAGGAAAAGGAGAGGACCTGTGGATGTGCGCCCGACTGATTGCTCACCCAGTAACGATAGGTCCAGAAAGCGTCGTTGTATTTCACCAGATCGCAGCCCGGGCAATAGCAGCCGAGATGGTGGGCGTCACAGTGACTCTGACCGTGATGCAAAGAACGAGCGGTATTCACCCAGCAGAGACCGGCGTAACAGCACAGAAAAAGTCTCTTGTGGCAAACATGAGGCCAAAGCCACAAGCTTACTGGAAAAGGAAAAAGATCGCAAGCATAGAACTATTGAGTGCGTGAGCCCCCTGAGGAGCAAATCAAAGTCCGATCTCAATGCCAAAGCATCTGACAACTTTCAGGAACATGATCGCAAACTGAACGTAGCCTGGCACGGAATGCTGGTTCTGAAAAATAGTTCGTTCTCCACAAACATGCACTTTCTCGAGGGTGATCTGAGCGTTGCAACCAACTTATTAGTGGATGTCTCGACTGGTGGAAAGGTAGCACAGTTAAAAATCACTCAGCGCTTACGACTGGATCAGCCTAAATTGGATGAGGTAACAAGACGCATCAAAGCATCTGGCACCAATGGTTATTGTGTGCTATTGGCCGTACCAGCTTTAAACAGCATGGAAAATGTGGAAGGAATGTCCTCTGGCCTAGAGCAAGCCACTTCACCACAGCGACCACTGAGGAACTTGGTGTCCTACCTAAAACAAAAGCAGGCTGCTGGAGTCATCAGCCTGCCTGTTGGAGGCAGCAAAGAGAAGGACCACACAGGTGTGCTCCATGCTTTCCCTCCATGTGATTTTTCTCAACAGTATCTGCAAACCTCTGCTCGAGCCCTGGCCAAATCTGAAGAAGACTGTCTAGTTATAATAATTGTACGTGGTGCAGCTTAG